From Streptomyces sp. NBC_00370, a single genomic window includes:
- a CDS encoding (Fe-S)-binding protein — translation MRAALFVTCVNDAVYPSTGIATVRLLERLGVEVDFPEAQTCCGQPQFNTGYRRETEPLVRRMARTFDGYDYVVTPSGSCAAMVRNHYPKIGDAAAAALAARTYELTEFLVDVVGVTDVGAYFPHTVTYHPSCHGLRMLGLGERPRQLLRAVKGLELRELEGAEECCGFGGTFAVKNSDVSAAMGQDKVRHAVATGAEVLCGADNSCLMHIGGVLSRADAPLRALHLAEILASTEEEPWS, via the coding sequence ATGCGTGCCGCTCTCTTTGTCACCTGCGTCAATGACGCCGTGTATCCGTCCACCGGCATCGCGACCGTGCGGCTCCTGGAGCGCCTGGGCGTCGAGGTGGACTTCCCCGAGGCCCAGACCTGCTGCGGCCAGCCGCAGTTCAACACGGGCTACCGCCGCGAGACCGAGCCGCTGGTACGCCGGATGGCGCGGACCTTCGACGGCTACGACTACGTGGTGACGCCCTCGGGCTCCTGCGCCGCCATGGTGCGGAACCACTATCCGAAGATCGGTGACGCGGCCGCCGCCGCGCTCGCCGCGCGCACCTACGAACTCACCGAGTTCCTGGTCGACGTGGTCGGCGTGACGGACGTCGGGGCGTATTTCCCACACACCGTCACCTATCACCCGTCCTGCCACGGGCTGCGGATGCTGGGACTGGGCGAGCGGCCGCGCCAGCTGCTGCGCGCGGTCAAGGGCCTGGAGCTGCGCGAGCTGGAGGGCGCCGAGGAGTGCTGCGGTTTCGGCGGCACCTTCGCGGTGAAGAACTCCGATGTTTCCGCCGCGATGGGCCAGGACAAGGTCCGTCACGCCGTCGCGACCGGCGCCGAGGTGCTCTGCGGCGCCGACAACTCCTGTCTGATGCACATCGGCGGCGTACTGAGCCGCGCCGACGCCCCGCTGCGCGCCCTGCATCTCGCGGAGATCCTTGCGTCGACCGAAGAGGAGCCCTGGTCATGA